One genomic segment of Candidatus Latescibacterota bacterium includes these proteins:
- a CDS encoding 16S rRNA (uracil(1498)-N(3))-methyltransferase, whose amino-acid sequence MSEAPVLLWPELAGPGTLVLDGPAQHYLCNVLRLRAGDAVELRDGRGAAARGRLTAVERRRATLELEAPQALPVPPGPRLHLAMPLLKGRRLDWALEKCTELGVSDFHLYVGRHGVVRRDRAPERYGEILRAAFAQCRRPLLPALDGPAPFADLLSRATTEGWRQAWADERGAGRGQAPFALADGEDLLAWVGPEGGFSAEERAALEAAASLRLDLGAQRLRAETAAVAATCALLLPRGETKPPAAR is encoded by the coding sequence GTGAGCGAGGCGCCGGTCCTGCTCTGGCCCGAGCTGGCGGGGCCGGGAACGCTCGTCCTCGACGGCCCCGCCCAGCACTACCTCTGCAACGTCCTGCGCCTGCGCGCCGGCGACGCCGTGGAGCTTCGCGACGGCCGCGGCGCGGCGGCGCGGGGACGTCTCACGGCGGTGGAACGGCGACGGGCCACGCTGGAGCTCGAGGCGCCGCAGGCGCTGCCCGTCCCGCCGGGGCCGCGTCTCCACCTGGCGATGCCGCTGCTCAAGGGGCGCCGGCTGGACTGGGCCCTCGAGAAGTGCACGGAGCTGGGCGTGAGCGATTTCCACCTCTACGTCGGCCGGCACGGCGTGGTGCGGCGGGACCGCGCGCCCGAGCGCTACGGGGAGATCCTGCGCGCGGCCTTCGCCCAGTGCCGGCGGCCGCTCCTGCCCGCCCTGGACGGCCCGGCGCCCTTCGCCGATCTGCTGTCCCGCGCCACGACGGAGGGCTGGCGCCAGGCCTGGGCCGACGAGCGCGGCGCGGGCCGCGGGCAGGCGCCCTTCGCGCTGGCCGACGGCGAGGACCTGCTCGCCTGGGTGGGGCCCGAGGGTGGCTTTTCGGCCGAGGAGCGGGCGGCGCTGGAGGCGGCGGCGTCCCTGCGCCTCGACCTCGGGGCCCAGCGCCTCCGCGCGGAAACCGCGGCGGTGGCCGCGACCTGCGCGCTTCTGCTGCCCCGCGGCGAGACAAAGCCGCCGGCGGCGCGTTGA
- a CDS encoding RidA family protein translates to MKREILSTGDAPAAIGPYSQAVRAGGFVFTAGQVPLDPATGKLVTGGIEEQTRRVMKNLGAVLAAAGLGFDAVLKTTVYLLDLGEFAVFNGVYGEYFAGIAPPARSTVQVAALPLGARVEIELVAAFPAD, encoded by the coding sequence ATGAAGCGGGAGATCCTCAGCACGGGCGACGCGCCCGCGGCCATCGGTCCGTACAGCCAGGCCGTCCGCGCGGGCGGCTTCGTCTTCACCGCCGGCCAGGTGCCGCTGGACCCGGCCACGGGCAAGCTCGTGACCGGCGGCATCGAGGAGCAGACCCGCCGCGTGATGAAGAATCTCGGCGCCGTCCTCGCCGCGGCCGGGCTCGGCTTTGACGCGGTGCTCAAGACCACCGTATATCTCCTGGACCTGGGGGAGTTCGCCGTCTTCAACGGCGTCTACGGCGAGTACTTCGCGGGGATCGCGCCACCGGCCCGCTCCACGGTGCAGGTGGCCGCACTTCCCCTGGGAGCACGGGTCGAGATCGAGCTCGTGGCCGCGTTCCCCGCCGACTGA
- the lepB gene encoding signal peptidase I, translated as MAKQKESPAKKKSALRETVDVVVWAVVMAFLARSFLIQAFRIPSASMEDTLLVGDFLFVNKFLYGPQIPFTDIRLPGLRAPRPGDVIVFRFPEEKDDFIKRCVAVGGQTIEIRDGVLYRDDQRVEEDYTKFIFGDRHSPAARNFGPYAVPPGTIFMMGDNRDNSSDSRVHGPVDWRKAVRGKAIFIYWSWDKEHHLPRFSRIGDLIR; from the coding sequence ATGGCCAAGCAGAAGGAAAGCCCGGCGAAGAAGAAGTCCGCGCTGCGGGAGACCGTGGACGTGGTCGTCTGGGCGGTCGTGATGGCCTTCCTGGCCCGGAGCTTCCTGATCCAGGCCTTCCGCATCCCCAGCGCGAGCATGGAGGACACGCTGCTCGTCGGCGACTTCCTCTTCGTGAACAAGTTCCTCTACGGGCCGCAGATCCCCTTCACCGACATCCGCCTGCCCGGGCTGCGTGCGCCGCGCCCCGGCGACGTGATCGTCTTCCGCTTCCCGGAGGAGAAGGACGACTTCATCAAGCGCTGCGTGGCCGTGGGCGGGCAGACGATCGAGATCCGCGACGGCGTGCTCTATAGGGACGACCAGCGCGTCGAGGAGGACTACACCAAGTTCATCTTCGGCGACCGGCACAGCCCCGCCGCCCGCAACTTCGGCCCCTACGCGGTGCCGCCGGGCACGATCTTCATGATGGGCGACAACCGCGACAACAGCAGCGACAGCCGCGTGCACGGCCCCGTGGACTGGCGGAAGGCGGTGCGCGGCAAGGCGATCTTCATCTACTGGTCCTGGGACAAGGAGCATCACCTGCCCCGCTTCAGCCGCATCGGCGACCTGATCCGCTGA
- a CDS encoding GatB/YqeY domain-containing protein — MSLQQQLDDDLKTAMKAGEKARVGVLRMLRAEMTNARIERGHALDEAEILDVLTRYARKRRDAAAEYEKGGRQDLVDKELAEADIVQGYLPQALGEGELLELVEAVVRDLGAGGMQDMGRVMKETLQRAAGRADGAAVSALVKRRLAG, encoded by the coding sequence ATGAGCCTTCAGCAGCAACTCGATGACGATCTGAAGACGGCCATGAAGGCCGGCGAGAAGGCGCGCGTCGGCGTCCTGCGCATGCTTCGCGCGGAGATGACGAACGCGCGCATCGAGCGCGGCCACGCGCTCGACGAGGCGGAGATCCTCGACGTCCTCACGCGCTACGCCCGCAAGCGCCGCGACGCCGCCGCCGAGTACGAGAAGGGCGGCAGGCAGGACCTCGTGGACAAGGAACTCGCGGAGGCGGACATCGTGCAGGGCTACCTGCCGCAGGCCCTGGGCGAGGGCGAGCTCCTCGAGCTCGTGGAGGCCGTGGTCCGCGACCTCGGCGCCGGCGGCATGCAGGACATGGGCCGCGTCATGAAGGAAACCCTCCAGCGCGCCGCAGGCCGGGCCGACGGCGCCGCGGTCAGCGCCCTGGTCAAGCGCCGGCTGGCCGGGTAG
- a CDS encoding nucleotide exchange factor GrpE has protein sequence MIAKEPRPGEQELDAARADDAPTAAADAEPAAESLALENLETRCALLQDERDRLLRLLAEADNQVRRMQREQEREAARLRGELVERLLPVVDDFDRALEQLPADDEAPHAAGVRLIAQRLEELLAAFGVEPIAALGERFDPRVHEALIQLPNTDAEKGVVVQELQRGYRLGEHVIRPSKVAVAG, from the coding sequence ATGATCGCCAAGGAACCCAGGCCCGGCGAGCAGGAGCTCGACGCGGCCCGCGCCGACGACGCGCCGACCGCCGCGGCGGACGCCGAACCCGCGGCCGAGTCCCTCGCGCTCGAGAACCTGGAGACGCGCTGCGCGCTGCTTCAGGACGAGCGCGACCGCCTCCTCCGCCTCCTCGCCGAGGCGGACAACCAGGTGCGGCGCATGCAGCGCGAGCAGGAACGCGAAGCCGCGCGCCTGCGCGGCGAGCTGGTGGAGCGCCTGCTGCCCGTGGTGGACGACTTCGACCGCGCCCTCGAGCAGCTGCCCGCGGACGACGAGGCGCCCCACGCCGCCGGCGTGCGGCTCATCGCGCAGCGCCTCGAGGAACTGCTGGCGGCCTTCGGCGTGGAGCCCATCGCGGCGCTCGGCGAGCGCTTCGATCCGCGCGTCCACGAGGCACTGATCCAGCTGCCCAACACCGACGCCGAGAAGGGCGTGGTGGTCCAGGAGCTTCAGCGCGGCTACCGGCTGGGCGAGCACGTCATCCGCCCCAGCAAGGTGGCGGTCGCAGGCTAG
- the dnaJ gene encoding molecular chaperone DnaJ — MAQRDYYEVLGVPKDADETAIRKAYRKLAMQYHPDRNPDDKSAEDKFKEATEAYEVLKDARKRQAYDQFGHAGVSGQGMGGGGPFGGQGIDMEEALRSFMRDFGFESFFGGGGGPGRARGAGADRGGRDLRVRVRLTLEEAAQGVEKQIKIKKKVTCSTCSGSGQRPGSRMQRCAECQGSGEIRRVQRSILGQFVNVSVCPRCHGEGSVIGDPCADCHGEGRVDGGDTVQVSIPPGVSTGDYIPLRGKGEAGLRGGPAGDVIVMLEVAEHALFQRVRQDLFLELPVTYSTLVLGGKVEVPTLDGAAKLTVPPGTQSHQLMRLRDKGLPHLNSRRRGDLIVRLVCWTPGRTGRDEQKLLQELETLEAGKLPGPRRPS, encoded by the coding sequence ATGGCTCAGCGCGACTACTACGAGGTGCTCGGGGTTCCGAAGGACGCCGACGAGACGGCGATCCGCAAGGCCTACCGCAAGCTGGCCATGCAGTACCATCCCGATCGCAATCCCGACGACAAGAGCGCCGAGGACAAGTTCAAGGAGGCCACCGAGGCCTACGAGGTGCTCAAGGACGCGCGCAAGCGTCAGGCCTACGATCAGTTCGGCCACGCGGGCGTCTCGGGGCAGGGGATGGGCGGCGGCGGTCCCTTCGGCGGTCAGGGCATCGACATGGAGGAGGCCCTGCGCTCGTTCATGCGCGACTTCGGCTTCGAGTCCTTCTTCGGCGGGGGCGGCGGCCCGGGCCGCGCGCGCGGGGCGGGCGCCGATCGCGGCGGGCGCGACCTGCGCGTGCGCGTGCGCCTGACGCTGGAGGAGGCCGCGCAGGGCGTCGAGAAGCAGATCAAGATCAAGAAGAAGGTGACCTGCTCCACCTGCTCCGGCTCCGGGCAGCGCCCGGGCTCGCGCATGCAGCGCTGCGCCGAGTGCCAGGGCAGCGGCGAGATCCGGCGCGTGCAGCGCTCGATCCTGGGGCAGTTCGTGAACGTCTCCGTCTGCCCGCGCTGCCACGGCGAGGGATCGGTGATCGGCGATCCCTGCGCCGACTGCCACGGCGAAGGGCGCGTGGACGGCGGTGACACCGTGCAGGTCTCGATCCCGCCGGGCGTCTCCACGGGCGACTACATCCCGCTGCGCGGCAAGGGTGAGGCCGGGTTGCGCGGCGGGCCGGCCGGGGACGTCATCGTGATGCTCGAGGTGGCCGAGCACGCGCTCTTCCAGCGGGTGCGGCAGGATCTCTTCCTGGAGCTGCCCGTCACCTACAGCACGCTGGTGCTCGGCGGCAAGGTGGAGGTGCCCACGCTCGACGGCGCGGCCAAGCTCACCGTGCCCCCGGGCACGCAGAGCCATCAGCTCATGCGCCTGCGCGACAAGGGGCTGCCGCACCTGAACTCCCGCCGGCGGGGCGATCTCATCGTGCGCCTGGTCTGCTGGACACCCGGGCGCACGGGCCGCGACGAGCAGAAGCTGCTCCAGGAGCTGGAGACGCTCGAGGCCGGCAAGCTGCCCGGCCCGCGCCGGCCCTCGTGA
- a CDS encoding CvpA family protein yields the protein MGVHLLVIALAATLGLGLYHGFRGGLIRSAFKLLGLVAGLLLARPVAIWVAPQLPGALEFTGSWILLVLVCFVAITAVFALVGWLLAKAIGWTPLAWVDRLGGAALGLGMGLVVAGAILSLLNSLGIAQELANQATGWEAQFLDTMIDVTPGLFERLRQVVVPGGAPRGAV from the coding sequence ATGGGAGTTCATCTGCTGGTCATCGCCCTGGCGGCCACCCTGGGCCTGGGCCTCTATCACGGCTTTCGTGGCGGGCTGATCCGCAGCGCGTTCAAGCTGCTGGGTCTCGTGGCGGGCCTGCTCCTCGCGCGGCCGGTGGCGATCTGGGTGGCGCCGCAGCTGCCCGGCGCGCTGGAGTTCACCGGGAGCTGGATCCTGCTGGTCCTCGTCTGCTTCGTGGCGATCACGGCCGTCTTCGCCCTCGTGGGCTGGCTGCTGGCGAAGGCCATCGGCTGGACGCCGCTCGCCTGGGTCGACCGCCTCGGCGGCGCGGCGCTGGGGCTGGGCATGGGCCTCGTCGTGGCCGGGGCGATCCTCTCGCTGCTGAACTCGCTGGGCATCGCGCAGGAGCTGGCGAACCAGGCGACGGGCTGGGAGGCGCAGTTCCTGGACACGATGATCGACGTCACCCCCGGCCTCTTCGAGCGCCTGCGCCAGGTGGTCGTGCCCGGCGGCGCGCCGCGAGGCGCGGTCTGA
- the glmS gene encoding glutamine--fructose-6-phosphate transaminase (isomerizing) encodes MCGIIGYVGARPALPILIAGLKRLEYRGYDSAGVALHESDGLTVVKAEGKIANLESILRDGSYDATLGIAHTRWATHGPPTRDNAHPHTDEAGGLALVHNGIVENFQFLRRYLKEQGIEPRSDTDTEVLALLISHYYDGSLEQAVRRALSIVEGTYGIAVMHRDHPRKLVGARNGSPMVVGIGDGEFFLASDVAAILAHTRQVIYLDDHEMVVIDDDSFATKTIRNETVEKSVHEVTWDLESIEKGGYSHFMLKEIYEQPATIRNSFRGRLLLEEGKAKLGGLIHNLDELRAADRIIFLACGTSWHAALIGEYMIERLARIPVEVEYASEFRYRNPIISDRNIAWSISQSGETVDTLAAMREARTKGAKALGLVNVVGSTIARESDGGVYIHAGPEIGVASTKAFTSQVTVLAIITLLLGRMRNMSKDQGQELVRELEAIPAKVEAILGMDRQIREIAEIYANANNFLYLGRGINFPVALEGALKLKEISYVHAEGYPAAEMKHGPIALIDENMPVVFVSPRGGSNEKILGNMEEVRARKGRIIAVVNQGDTAAAALADHVISIPETVEYLSPLLTVVPLQLLAYHIAILRGCNVDQPRNLAKSVTVE; translated from the coding sequence ATGTGCGGAATCATCGGATACGTTGGGGCGCGACCGGCGCTGCCCATCCTCATCGCGGGGCTCAAGCGCCTGGAGTACCGGGGCTACGATTCGGCGGGCGTGGCGCTGCACGAGTCGGACGGCCTGACCGTCGTCAAGGCCGAGGGCAAGATCGCCAACCTCGAGTCCATCCTGCGTGACGGCAGCTACGACGCGACCCTGGGCATCGCCCACACCCGCTGGGCCACGCACGGCCCTCCGACGCGGGACAACGCGCACCCGCACACCGACGAGGCCGGCGGCCTGGCTCTGGTGCACAACGGCATCGTGGAGAACTTCCAGTTCCTGCGCCGCTACCTCAAGGAGCAGGGCATCGAGCCCCGCAGCGACACGGACACCGAGGTGCTCGCGCTGCTCATCTCGCACTACTACGACGGCAGCCTCGAGCAGGCCGTGCGACGCGCGCTCTCGATCGTGGAGGGCACCTACGGCATCGCCGTGATGCACCGCGACCACCCGCGCAAGCTCGTCGGCGCGCGCAACGGCAGCCCGATGGTGGTGGGCATCGGCGACGGCGAGTTCTTTCTCGCCAGCGACGTCGCCGCGATCCTCGCGCACACGCGCCAGGTGATCTACCTCGACGACCACGAGATGGTCGTGATCGACGACGACAGCTTCGCCACCAAGACCATCCGCAACGAGACGGTGGAGAAGAGCGTCCACGAGGTGACCTGGGACCTGGAGAGCATCGAGAAGGGCGGCTACTCGCACTTCATGCTCAAGGAGATCTACGAGCAGCCCGCCACCATCCGCAACTCCTTCCGCGGGCGCCTGCTGCTCGAGGAGGGCAAGGCCAAGCTGGGCGGGCTCATCCACAACCTGGACGAGCTGCGCGCGGCGGACCGCATCATCTTCCTGGCCTGCGGCACGAGCTGGCACGCGGCGCTGATCGGCGAGTACATGATCGAGCGCCTGGCGCGCATCCCGGTGGAGGTGGAGTACGCCTCCGAGTTCCGCTACCGGAACCCGATCATCAGCGACCGCAACATCGCCTGGTCGATCAGCCAGTCCGGCGAGACCGTGGACACCCTGGCCGCCATGCGCGAGGCGCGGACGAAGGGCGCGAAGGCCCTCGGGCTGGTCAACGTGGTGGGCAGCACGATCGCGCGCGAGAGCGACGGCGGCGTCTACATCCACGCGGGGCCGGAGATCGGCGTGGCCAGCACCAAGGCCTTCACGAGCCAGGTGACGGTGCTCGCCATCATCACCCTGCTCCTGGGCCGCATGCGCAACATGTCGAAGGATCAGGGCCAGGAGCTGGTGCGCGAGCTGGAGGCGATTCCGGCCAAGGTGGAGGCGATCCTGGGCATGGATCGCCAGATCCGCGAGATCGCCGAGATCTACGCCAACGCGAACAACTTCCTCTACCTGGGCCGAGGGATCAACTTCCCGGTGGCGCTGGAGGGGGCGCTGAAGCTGAAGGAGATCTCCTACGTGCACGCGGAGGGCTACCCCGCCGCGGAGATGAAGCACGGACCGATCGCGCTGATCGACGAGAACATGCCCGTGGTCTTCGTCAGCCCGCGCGGCGGCAGCAACGAGAAGATCCTGGGCAACATGGAAGAGGTGCGCGCGCGCAAGGGGCGGATCATCGCCGTGGTCAACCAGGGCGACACCGCGGCGGCGGCGCTGGCCGACCACGTGATCTCGATCCCCGAGACGGTGGAGTACCTCTCGCCGCTGCTCACGGTCGTCCCGCTGCAGCTGCTCGCCTACCACATCGCGATCCTGCGAGGCTGCAACGTGGATCAGCCGCGCAACCTGGCCAAGAGCGTCACGGTCGAGTAG
- the lepA gene encoding elongation factor 4, whose translation MSALESIRNFCIIAHIDHGKSTLADRLLELTGTLAGRQMQDQVLDSMDLERERGITIKSHPIAMNYRGQDGQEYRLNLIDTPGHVDFSYEVSRSLAACEGAILVVDAAQGVEAQTLANLYLAMENDLAILPVINKIDLPTARTDEVREEIERILGVDGEDILAVSAKTGLGVPALLEAIVERLPSPPDHRDAPARALIFDSSYDSYLGAVATVRVMEGGLAKGDRVRFLNTKREYELLELGRFVMGRRPTPRLDCGEVGYAITGAKEVKYVQVGDTLAAATNPPQLPLPGYRRAKPMVFSGLYPVQSEDYEDLREALLKLQLNDSAISFEPESSSALGFGFRCGFLGLLHMEIVQERLEREFQLTLIATLPNVEYHATLRDGSETVVSNPAQMPDPATLATISEPMVRGTIYTPAETVGAVMKLCIERRGVQEGMSYLDGTRVELHFRLPLAEVVVDFYDRLKNCTRGHASFDYEYAAHAVSDLVKLSVLVNGEAVDALSSIVHRDKAQAWGRLLIEKLREEIPRQLFEVALQAAVGGKIVARTNISALRKNVTAKCYGGDITRKRKLLEKQREGKRRMKQVGNVEIPQDAFLAVLKMER comes from the coding sequence ATGTCCGCACTCGAGAGCATCCGCAACTTCTGCATCATCGCGCACATCGACCACGGCAAGAGCACGCTGGCCGACCGCCTGCTCGAGCTCACCGGCACCCTGGCGGGGCGGCAGATGCAGGACCAGGTCCTGGACAGCATGGACCTGGAGCGCGAGCGCGGCATCACGATCAAGAGCCATCCCATCGCCATGAACTACCGCGGGCAGGACGGCCAGGAGTACCGGCTCAACCTCATCGACACGCCCGGCCACGTGGACTTCAGCTACGAGGTCAGCCGCAGCCTCGCCGCCTGCGAAGGCGCGATCCTCGTGGTGGACGCGGCCCAGGGCGTCGAGGCGCAGACGCTGGCGAACCTCTACCTCGCGATGGAGAACGACCTCGCGATCCTGCCGGTCATCAACAAGATCGACCTGCCCACGGCCCGCACGGACGAGGTGCGCGAGGAGATCGAGCGCATCCTGGGCGTGGACGGCGAGGACATCCTCGCCGTGAGCGCCAAGACCGGCCTCGGCGTGCCCGCGCTCCTCGAGGCCATCGTCGAGCGCCTGCCCTCGCCGCCGGACCACCGGGACGCGCCCGCGCGCGCGCTCATCTTCGACTCGAGCTACGACAGCTACCTCGGGGCGGTGGCCACCGTGCGCGTGATGGAAGGCGGCCTCGCCAAGGGCGACCGCGTGCGCTTCCTCAACACCAAGCGCGAGTACGAGCTGCTGGAGCTGGGGCGCTTCGTGATGGGCCGGCGGCCGACGCCGCGCCTCGACTGCGGCGAGGTGGGCTATGCCATCACCGGCGCGAAGGAAGTGAAGTACGTCCAGGTGGGCGACACGCTGGCCGCGGCGACCAACCCGCCGCAGCTGCCGCTGCCGGGCTATCGGCGCGCGAAGCCGATGGTCTTCAGCGGTCTCTACCCGGTGCAGAGCGAGGACTACGAGGACCTGCGCGAGGCGCTGCTGAAGCTGCAGCTGAACGACTCGGCCATCAGCTTCGAGCCCGAGAGCAGCTCGGCGCTCGGCTTCGGTTTCCGCTGCGGCTTTCTCGGGCTGCTGCACATGGAGATCGTCCAGGAGCGCCTCGAGCGCGAGTTCCAGCTCACCCTGATCGCGACCTTGCCCAACGTGGAGTATCATGCCACGCTGCGCGACGGCTCCGAGACCGTGGTGTCCAACCCGGCCCAGATGCCCGACCCGGCCACGCTGGCGACGATCAGCGAGCCGATGGTGCGCGGGACCATCTACACGCCGGCGGAGACGGTGGGTGCGGTGATGAAGCTGTGCATCGAGCGCCGGGGCGTCCAGGAGGGCATGAGTTACCTGGACGGGACCCGCGTGGAGCTCCATTTCCGCCTGCCCCTCGCCGAGGTGGTGGTGGACTTCTACGATCGGCTCAAGAACTGCACCCGGGGGCACGCCAGCTTCGACTACGAGTACGCGGCGCACGCGGTCAGCGATCTGGTCAAGCTGAGCGTGCTGGTGAACGGCGAGGCCGTGGACGCGCTGTCGAGCATCGTGCACCGGGACAAGGCGCAGGCCTGGGGCCGGCTGCTCATCGAGAAGCTGAGGGAGGAGATCCCCCGGCAGCTCTTCGAGGTGGCGCTGCAGGCGGCGGTGGGAGGCAAGATCGTGGCGCGGACGAACATCAGCGCGCTGCGCAAGAACGTCACGGCCAAGTGCTACGGCGGCGACATCACCCGCAAGCGCAAGCTCCTGGAGAAGCAGCGCGAGGGCAAGCGCCGCATGAAGCAGGTGGGCAACGTGGAGATTCCCCAGGACGCGTTCCTGGCGGTGCTCAAGATGGAAAGGTAG
- a CDS encoding coproporphyrinogen III oxidase family protein yields the protein MSRGLYIHVPFCATRCSYCSFYTVTGGDQDAYLDALLTQLAQEAPALGPGPVDSVFMGGGTPSWLAPAAMERLLEALAPRVGPDTEFTVECNPEDVDAALLARLAAGGVTRVSLGLQSTADAELRAVGRRHDAARGLAALDLLVGSGLRASADLILGLPGQTPASLAATLDAVTVRRPEHLSLYCLELDPDAPLRRRLAAQPALDPGEDFRADAYLLAHQVLGEIGYSAYEVSNWCLPGGECRHNLEIWRGGEFLGLGPGAHSRLGGRRWSWAPDLAAWREALAAGGRAPAVDDVPSASEAALERLLLGLRVREGLPLDEPLLAGREPFLARCEAQGWAAREAGRWRLAPSGWLRLDGILAALAT from the coding sequence ATGTCCCGCGGGCTCTACATCCACGTGCCCTTCTGCGCCACCCGCTGCAGCTACTGCAGCTTCTACACCGTGACCGGCGGTGACCAGGACGCCTACCTGGACGCCCTGCTCACGCAGCTCGCCCAGGAGGCGCCCGCGCTGGGGCCGGGCCCGGTGGACAGCGTCTTCATGGGCGGGGGCACGCCCAGCTGGCTGGCGCCCGCGGCGATGGAGCGCCTGCTGGAGGCGCTCGCTCCCCGGGTGGGGCCGGACACCGAGTTCACCGTGGAGTGCAATCCCGAGGACGTCGACGCCGCCCTGCTGGCGCGACTCGCCGCCGGCGGCGTGACCCGGGTGAGCCTGGGTCTCCAGTCCACGGCCGACGCCGAGCTGCGGGCCGTGGGACGTCGCCACGACGCGGCCCGCGGGCTGGCGGCGCTGGACCTGCTCGTCGGCTCCGGGCTCCGCGCGTCGGCCGACCTCATCCTCGGTCTCCCGGGCCAGACGCCGGCCAGCCTCGCGGCCACACTCGACGCCGTGACAGTCCGTCGCCCCGAGCACCTCTCCCTCTACTGCCTCGAGCTCGACCCCGACGCCCCCCTGCGCCGCCGCCTGGCCGCCCAGCCCGCGCTCGACCCGGGCGAGGACTTCCGGGCTGACGCCTATCTTCTCGCACATCAGGTGCTTGGCGAGATCGGCTACAGTGCTTACGAGGTCTCGAACTGGTGCCTGCCCGGGGGCGAGTGCCGTCACAACCTGGAGATCTGGCGCGGTGGGGAGTTCCTGGGCCTCGGTCCGGGCGCGCACTCGCGCCTCGGCGGCAGGCGCTGGTCCTGGGCGCCCGACCTCGCCGCCTGGCGGGAGGCGCTGGCGGCGGGGGGCCGCGCGCCGGCCGTCGACGACGTCCCCAGCGCGAGCGAGGCCGCCCTCGAACGGCTCCTGCTGGGCCTGCGCGTGCGCGAGGGCCTGCCCCTCGACGAGCCGCTCCTCGCCGGCCGCGAGCCCTTCCTCGCCCGCTGCGAGGCCCAGGGCTGGGCAGCCCGGGAGGCCGGCCGCTGGCGCCTCGCCCCCAGCGGCTGGCTGCGCCTGGACGGGATCCTCGCCGCCCTGGCCACTTGA